In Anopheles arabiensis isolate DONGOLA chromosome 2, AaraD3, whole genome shotgun sequence, the genomic window ACACCGGTACCACCACATGGTCGTCGTGTGTCGTGACTACTCACACAGACCATAGTGGACGCTGTTTAAAGAAGGAATTTTagcaaacgaagaaaaacaacctcCCCCTACTCTATATGtaagcttttgttttatacATTTACACATCACTGCATAAAAACGGCATGATGGTGTTGTGTCATCTCGTCGGTGTCATACGCGTACGAAGCGGGGGAAGAgtggtaccaccaccaccccacacTACTCTACCTCTGTCCGATTGAGAAGTGAGCGAGATTTTTTAATtaggtgatgatggtggcccAAATTAgcttataatttaatttatacaaCAATTGAGTTTCTCTCTTTCGCATCGAAACTCTTCGCCAGAATGAGACAGCGTTAAAGTGGTCGGGGTGGGGGGTGGGTGATGAGATGATTATGCTTCTCTTTCCCGCTAGCAGTAAGCCCCCTTTTCCCCATTTACATTTctttacatgattgggtgtgtgtagttgtttttttttttaaatattattagcatgtatttttctttataaattaaattcccCCCTTTTTTCACTATATTATCCCGCTCTCGTGTGTTCCtcaaaagtgtgttttgtAAAACAGCTCCTTAACATGTGCAAACTAAttggccaaaaaaaaaaaaaacataatgaaCAGCCGACAGAGGGGGAAAGGTAGCAaccaaaaaatgcaaacaactgATCgatacagagagaaagagagaaagcaaagaaCGGTAGAGAAGGGAAGAACTTTATGGTACAACAATACTTCGGTGGTAAACACAAGTTTAGGCTTTAAGAGGGAAGAAGCGAAGAAAATTGATTCGACCGGGAGAGAACAACGGTTTTGTGCAACAGAAAATCaagccacatacacacacacacacacataacacgGTAAAAAGCCAGACAGACAGTGGCGTTGGTATCGCTCATGCAATTTCTGAACGAATTATAAGTGTAAGAGAAAACAGAGACTCTCAGTAGTAGTGTGGTACTGCGCGCGGCGTTCGGCGCGGCGGAAACTAGGCCAGGATacgttttataaatatttgtatagAGAGACAAAGCTTaccggggggtgggggagtgggagagagagggagaggggaaACTCTCTCATTTCTCCCTCCCTCCACTCCCCCCTTCCGGCAaacagtggtggtggttgtgtgcgGGGCCCACGCATATATTGTTATAAAAGAGCGCGAAAGTGCTTCTATGTAGTGACCAAATcgaaacagcaacacaaaaaaagaagaaattacAAAAGCGAGTGAAAGgacattttgctccttcaccTTTCCctttaaacaaaacatcccttctctctctctagcccGGCGCTTTACGTGCGGGATATCATAAGCAGCGCATATCCGCTTTACGTCTTCGCGCGAAAGTGGAAGACacaaaacatagaaaaaactAAGATCATAAACACACTAACACATGCGTCACTCAAAGATGCGACGGGATAAAACACAGTCAAAGAAACAGAAGCActacatagtttttttttagggTGTGGAGGGATTATGGCTAGGCAGGGGTCATAACAACGGAACTAAGCTCTCCTCTCCCACCACCGAGCAGGCCCTAAAACCACCTACCTACCACGGTTCTATCGTTGTAGaattaaagaaaagaaaggggAGAAGTGCAAGCCACCGACCCCCACCCTGTGCGAAAAATCGatcatttgaataaaacaaaatgtctTCAATAAAACTTTAAACAATGATCACGTCTTTATAAACGCATAAACGATGTCGGCATCGTTAGCGACTGAAGCTACAGCTTCCCCCTTAACGTTTGCTGCCCATCGTTCTCTGAAGCGCCCGCGTCGGGTCGGTTATTGTAAAGCTCGATCAAACTATCCGCCTCGCGCCAACCGCTTCCAACCGCACCCTGAACGGTCGAGTAAAGCTGTGGATGGGATGCTTCGCCCGCGAACTGTACGACCGGCACAGCCCGCTCCGTTCTCAGCGGTTCGGCCAGCGCGGCTGCCGTCGCGCGCATTGCGTCCGATCGCATCGAGCGACTGCTGTACGAACCGCGAAAGTGTGGATTGCTGTACCAGCGGCTGcgcgaaaaccagcgtggaccGGCCGGGACGGGCAGATGGGGCAAAAACTTACGCAACAAGTACATCAATCCATCGATCACTTGCCCCTCCGGCAGGGCTTCCATCGTGCGCGCATCATGGCCGTAGATCCACCCCACCAGCAGCCGCTCGGTACGGTCCGGCACGAAGAAAGCGCAAACACTGCGCAACCACTGGCGACCGTCGTGGCGCAGCTGCTCGAGATCGGCCGGTTCCCAGAGCAGCCCGAAGCCGTGCCAGCTGCCGTCCTGCGGCCAGAATGGCTCATCAAACTCCAGGAACAGCTTGTCGATCGTGCCGATGTACAGACCTTCGATGGAGTTCCGTTTCGGTGCGGGCAGGGGTGGATCGAACCAGCCGGTGTGCAGGTCCTGCAGCACACCGAGTGACACGGTGAGTATGAGATGGGTAGCACTGAACGTAGCACCGTTGGTACACGTTACAGACactcggtggtggtgtgggttCTCTGGACAGTTCCATTTAATCGACTTCACGACATGATTAAACTTAGTGTACTCTTCTACTGGTATAGGTGGGCCGCTCTGTTCCGGAAGCTTTCGCTGAAATTGCAGGGGAAGAAAATGCACCGGATCGATTGGAAGCATGTTAAGGCTGGCCAAGATCCTCCTTCCGCTCACCATGAGCAAATCGAGCAGCGTGTGGAAGCCACGATTCTTCCAGTTGATAAGAAACTCGTCCTGGTTATCTTCGAACTCGAGCAGACCGGCACCGGACACCTCGTGCAGCGTATCGGTGGCGTTGTACGTGTTGTGGTACTTGATAAAGAACTGGTACAGCTGATAGCAGGTGCGCTGATCGATGCCGGCAAACTTTCCGGCCCGAACCGCGTCGTAAAACCTGCAAAGAAAACCCCCGAATGTGAATGACTGTGACAATTGGCAATTGGAAAAGGCTTACACTTGATCGTAGTATGCTCCGAGTGAACCCGTGTAGGACCGCAAACTGTCGGCATCTTCTTCGAGCAGGGTGTGGAGCATCTCTAGCACACGGTCGGACGTTTCCTTCGGCACCAGTTCGCCGGTCGATTTGTAGTACAGATCGTTCTCCTTGTGCTGCTCCACCTCGATCAGCCCGTACTGGGAGGCCATATCGTAGATGAAGTTGTTCTCCTTACCGTGCACCCTGCGCGGGAAGAAATGTTGGGAAAAGAAGGAGAAGGTCAGTGAGGACTTCAACCGGAACAGTCCTACGCGAAATACCAACCATTGCGCACCATAGTCTAGCACGTTGCCGCCCCGCCGTACCGAGTGAATGCGTCCGCCGAGTCGATTTTCTGCCTCCAGGATCGTTAGATTGCAAAAGCCCCGGTCCAGAAGGCGCGTGGCAGCGGCAATGCCTGCACTACCGGCACCAACAATCAACACACTTGGCGTTCGTCCGGCCATCGTCGCAACGTGTGAGGGTTATGAAGGGAATGATTTCGAGCAATATGCACAACACGCCAGATACTGAAATAGAATTCGTTGCGAGAGAGTGAGTTATTCGACACACGCTTATCACTTTCATGATAGGAATAATAGAAACGTTAATACAGGAACTGATAAAATTACCCGATTACGCTTTGGACGGGCAGAAGAAGCAACACCCCTCTTGGGGGTGAGTGGGTACCCtggcaacaaacaaaagtatGACCGGAGCCGGCTGTCAACCAAACCACCTGTTGAAGGTCAAAGTAAACGTCGAAATGTTGgtgtcaaaattcaaccacCCCACTACGCCAGAAGGTTGTGTTGAGTTGGTCGTTAGAGAACATATTTTATCGGTGCGATAGATTTCTTTTTAAAGTTGATTGTGCggtaaaaaacacaaattgcTTTGCTGTTGGTGAATTTATTGGCAATTTAACTTCTTTTGCATTCCATTTTTGAATCAATATCTGTTCCATCTCAACTGTAGTAGCGAATCAAACGGTTAGCCTCGCGGAATCCACTATCGATCGCACCATGAACGGTCGAATAGTGTACCGGATTCGTAGCTTCGCcggcaaacagcagcacggGCTCGTTGGCCGCGTTTCGTACCGGTGTTCCGAGAGCACGTGCGCCCGTATTCAAGTTCTCCGTCGTTATTGAGCGACTCGAGTAAGAACCACGGAAAAGACGATCCGATGACCACTTGGATCTAGAAACA contains:
- the LOC120902194 gene encoding spermine oxidase-like, giving the protein MKWSTSLLGLLSFIAVLVNGAENPRIIIVGAGAAGVAAASRLYQRGFRNITILEASQRIGGRIRTTPFGPGIVELGAQWCHGEVGNVVYQLASVYPGLLKSSIIADEDAVLIRSSGARVPEAVADRLQTMAEGIIESDQRDSFAGSLGDFFTQKYWQTLATPAYKDISRDLAEQFLVYYHNYERGYTAYDSWFEVAASETDSYVEPAGNQDIAWNGKKGFSAILDIVSGNYPGTTNTSLTPVPINSLVKYGKFVSNIQWKGSSDGDVIVKAQDGTIYEADNVIVTVSLGVLKENSATMFSPALPTVNQQAITGLYFGTVNKIFILFDAPIPEDFPNTVHLLWYKSDLTALRQSPHAWAEAISTFFRIDNQPNVLMAWMNGAEGRRAEYLLNAPIRDGVLHLLKIFGKGLKFGNVTSILRSKWSSDRLFRGSYSSRSITTENLNTGARALGTPVRNAANEPVLLFAGEATNPVHYSTVHGAIDSGFREANRLIRYYSSPSVLIVGAGSAGIAAATRLLDRGFCNLTILEAENRLGGRIHSVRRGGNVLDYGAQWVHGKENNFIYDMASQYGLIEVEQHKENDLYYKSTGELVPKETSDRVLEMLHTLLEEDADSLRSYTGSLGAYYDQVFYDAVRAGKFAGIDQRTCYQLYQFFIKYHNTYNATDTLHEVSGAGLLEFEDNQDEFLINWKNRGFHTLLDLLMRKLPEQSGPPIPVEEYTKFNHVVKSIKWNCPENPHHHRVSVTCTNGATFSATHLILTVSLGVLQDLHTGWFDPPLPAPKRNSIEGLYIGTIDKLFLEFDEPFWPQDGSWHGFGLLWEPADLEQLRHDGRQWLRSVCAFFVPDRTERLLVGWIYGHDARTMEALPEGQVIDGLMYLLRKFLPHLPVPAGPRWFSRSRWYSNPHFRGSYSSRSMRSDAMRATAAALAEPLRTERAVPVVQFAGEASHPQLYSTVQGAVGSGWREADSLIELYNNRPDAGASENDGQQTLRGKL